One genomic segment of Elusimicrobiota bacterium includes these proteins:
- a CDS encoding diguanylate cyclase: MGISHYPNDGDTTQALIEASDKALYWAKTHGRNGVQEFNKTIC, translated from the coding sequence ATAGGTATAAGTCATTATCCGAATGATGGCGATACTACCCAGGCTCTTATAGAGGCTTCGGATAAAGCTTTGTACTGGGCAAAGACGCACGGAAGAAACGGAGTTCAAGAGTTCAATAAGACTATTTGTTAA